A DNA window from Desulfovibrio porci contains the following coding sequences:
- the fdnG gene encoding formate dehydrogenase-N subunit alpha, translating into MQCSRRKFLKLAGMGTLCLSLGQLGFNLEDALAYSRSLKIEGAKEVVTICPFCAVCCQVIAYVRDGKLVSTEGDPDFPVNEGALCAKGAALYSMYTNDHRLKKPLYRAPHSDTWEEKGWDWTLDQIARRVKDARDKDMVLKNAEGRTVNRLESIFMMGTSHASNEECAVIHQAMRGLGVVHMDHQARVUHSPTVAALAESFGRGAMTNHWIDIKNADAVLIIGSNAAEHHPVAFKWIMRAKDKGAVLMHVDPKFSRTSARCDFHVPLRSGTDIAFLGGMVNYILQSESYFKDYVLNYTNAAFVVGKDYAFEDGLFSGYDPKTRSYDRSKWAFEKGPDGAPLRDVSLRNERCVFNLMKRHYSRYSLKNVSDVTGVSEKNLLRVYEAFCATGKPDKAGTILYALGWTQHTVGVQNIRCSTLVQLLLGNIGVAGGGINALRGEPNVQGSTDHALMYHILPGYIALPQDQWQTLAEFNKANTPVTALKNSANWWGNRPKYMVSLLKGWFGDAATPENDFCYDLLPKGDKGVDYSYMYTMDKMFHGEMKGGFIFGVNPMNSFPNTNKMRAALDNLDWLVCSELHHSETTDNWRRPGVDPKEKKTEVFLLPSAHRVEKAGTISNSGRWLLWFDKAVEPGGEARSFADIFVPLVNRLRALYKAEGGAFPDPLLKLNWPESFDAEEWTRRINGLFWADSKVGGKTYKRGQLVPAFGQLKEDGSTSSLNWLYCGSFTEEEGNKSKRRDPSQTPMQAAIGLYPNWSWCWPVNRRILYNRASVDVNGKPLNPAKAVIAWENGKWVGDVPDGPWPPQADTEKGKLAFIMNTDGYAQLYGTGRLDGPFPEHYEPAETPLARHPFSGQLSSPVYKFHDSEMDKFAKAADPRYPIVLTTYSLTEHWCGGGETRNVPNLLEAEPQLYIEMSHELAKEKGIANGDGVIIESARGRVEAIAMVTVRIRPFTVMGKTVHLVGMPFAFGWTTPKCGDATNRLTVTAYDPNTTIPEAKACCVNVRKADKLTEIA; encoded by the coding sequence ATGCAGTGCTCACGTCGGAAATTTTTGAAACTCGCGGGCATGGGGACTTTGTGCCTCAGCCTCGGGCAACTGGGCTTCAATCTGGAGGATGCCCTGGCCTACTCCAGATCGCTCAAGATTGAAGGCGCCAAAGAAGTAGTGACCATCTGTCCGTTCTGCGCGGTCTGCTGTCAGGTCATCGCCTATGTGCGCGACGGCAAGCTCGTCTCCACGGAAGGCGATCCGGATTTTCCGGTGAACGAGGGCGCGCTCTGCGCCAAGGGCGCGGCCCTGTACAGCATGTACACCAACGACCACCGGCTGAAAAAACCTTTGTACCGCGCCCCACACAGCGACACCTGGGAAGAGAAGGGCTGGGACTGGACGCTGGACCAGATCGCCCGGCGCGTCAAGGACGCCCGCGACAAAGATATGGTTCTGAAAAACGCGGAAGGCCGGACGGTCAACCGTCTGGAGAGCATTTTCATGATGGGCACCTCGCACGCCTCCAACGAGGAATGCGCGGTCATCCATCAAGCCATGCGCGGCCTGGGTGTTGTCCATATGGACCACCAGGCCCGGGTCTGACACAGCCCCACTGTTGCGGCTCTGGCAGAGTCGTTCGGACGCGGTGCTATGACCAACCACTGGATCGACATCAAGAATGCCGATGCGGTGCTTATTATCGGCAGCAATGCCGCGGAACATCATCCCGTCGCCTTCAAGTGGATCATGCGGGCCAAGGACAAGGGCGCGGTCCTCATGCATGTGGACCCGAAGTTCTCGCGCACTTCGGCCCGTTGCGATTTCCATGTGCCCTTGCGTTCCGGCACGGACATCGCCTTCCTCGGCGGCATGGTCAATTATATCCTGCAGTCGGAGAGCTATTTTAAAGATTACGTCCTCAATTATACCAACGCCGCCTTTGTGGTGGGCAAGGACTATGCCTTTGAGGACGGCCTTTTCAGCGGTTATGACCCCAAAACCCGCAGCTACGACCGGAGCAAATGGGCGTTCGAGAAAGGCCCTGACGGCGCGCCGTTGCGCGACGTCAGCCTGCGGAACGAACGCTGCGTCTTCAATCTGATGAAGCGGCACTATTCCCGTTACAGTCTGAAAAATGTCTCGGACGTGACCGGCGTTTCGGAGAAAAATTTGCTGCGGGTTTATGAGGCCTTCTGCGCCACGGGCAAACCGGACAAGGCGGGCACCATTCTCTATGCCCTGGGCTGGACCCAACATACGGTGGGCGTGCAGAATATTCGCTGCTCCACCCTGGTGCAGTTGCTGCTGGGCAACATCGGCGTGGCGGGCGGCGGCATCAACGCCCTGCGCGGCGAGCCCAATGTGCAGGGTTCCACCGACCATGCGCTGATGTACCACATCCTGCCGGGCTACATCGCCCTGCCACAGGACCAGTGGCAGACCCTGGCGGAATTCAACAAGGCCAACACGCCGGTGACCGCGCTGAAAAACAGCGCCAACTGGTGGGGTAACCGGCCCAAGTATATGGTCAGCCTGCTCAAGGGCTGGTTCGGCGACGCGGCCACGCCGGAAAACGACTTCTGCTACGACCTGCTGCCCAAGGGCGACAAGGGCGTCGATTATTCCTACATGTACACCATGGACAAGATGTTCCACGGCGAAATGAAGGGCGGCTTCATTTTCGGCGTGAATCCCATGAACAGCTTCCCCAACACCAACAAGATGCGCGCCGCGCTGGACAACCTGGACTGGCTGGTCTGCTCGGAGTTGCACCATTCGGAAACCACGGACAACTGGCGCCGTCCCGGTGTGGACCCCAAGGAAAAGAAGACCGAGGTCTTTCTGCTGCCTTCGGCCCACCGCGTGGAAAAGGCGGGCACCATCAGCAACAGCGGACGCTGGCTGCTGTGGTTCGACAAGGCCGTGGAACCCGGCGGCGAGGCCCGCAGCTTCGCGGACATCTTCGTGCCTCTGGTCAACAGACTGCGCGCGCTTTACAAGGCCGAGGGCGGCGCGTTCCCTGACCCTCTGCTCAAGCTGAACTGGCCGGAAAGCTTTGACGCCGAGGAGTGGACCCGCCGCATCAACGGTCTGTTCTGGGCCGACAGCAAGGTCGGCGGCAAAACCTATAAGCGCGGCCAGCTGGTCCCGGCTTTCGGCCAGTTGAAGGAGGACGGTTCCACATCCTCGCTGAACTGGCTGTATTGCGGCAGCTTCACGGAAGAGGAGGGCAACAAGTCCAAACGCCGCGACCCCAGCCAGACGCCCATGCAGGCCGCCATCGGCCTGTATCCCAACTGGTCGTGGTGCTGGCCGGTGAACCGGCGCATCCTGTACAATCGCGCTTCAGTGGACGTGAACGGGAAGCCCCTGAACCCCGCCAAGGCCGTCATCGCCTGGGAGAACGGCAAATGGGTGGGCGACGTGCCCGACGGGCCGTGGCCCCCGCAGGCCGATACGGAAAAGGGCAAGCTGGCCTTCATCATGAATACCGACGGCTATGCCCAGTTATACGGCACGGGCCGTCTGGACGGCCCTTTCCCCGAGCACTACGAACCGGCGGAAACGCCTCTGGCCCGCCATCCCTTCTCCGGGCAGCTGAGCAGCCCGGTGTACAAGTTCCACGACTCGGAAATGGACAAGTTCGCCAAGGCGGCCGACCCGCGCTATCCCATCGTGCTGACGACTTACAGTCTGACCGAGCACTGGTGCGGCGGCGGCGAGACGCGCAATGTGCCGAACCTCCTGGAAGCCGAGCCCCAGCTCTATATTGAAATGAGCCATGAGCTGGCCAAGGAGAAGGGCATCGCCAACGGCGACGGCGTCATTATCGAAAGCGCGCGCGGGCGCGTGGAGGCCATCGCCATGGTCACAGTGCGCATCCGGCCGTTCACCGTTATGGGCAAAA
- a CDS encoding sigma-54-dependent transcriptional regulator, with amino-acid sequence MSEKSHILVLDDEKNYLLVLQTLLEDEGYTVTAISDPETALAFLDESEVDVVVTDMKMPKVTGREVLQRVKKSWPYIPVLIMTAFGSIESAVEVMKYGAFDYITKPFSNDELLLSIHNATELARAHRQYRLLQEVMEERYGVHKIVGRSRAIRDVLVMVDRAAPSRSTVLITGESGTGKELVARAIHYTSPRKDKPFVSVNCMALNPGVLESELFGHEKGSFTGAVAMRRGRFEQADGGTLFLDEIAELTPDLQVKLLRVLQERRFERVGGGEEIEVDIRVVAATNKDLAAMVEKGAFRDDLYYRLNVVQIPLPPLRERREDIPLLVAHFVEKVIADNNMPSKTFSTEALNYLTGYEWPGNIRQLENVVESCLVLVPGSVIEVDNLPAEIRDEESQFKSAVDLLPVQLDLADTLEKIEAALIRRALVRADLVQVKAAEYLGISKSLLQYKLKKYGITGH; translated from the coding sequence ATGAGTGAAAAATCGCATATTCTGGTCCTGGACGACGAAAAAAACTATCTTCTGGTTCTTCAGACCCTGCTGGAAGACGAGGGCTATACGGTCACGGCCATCAGCGACCCGGAAACCGCGCTGGCGTTTTTGGACGAAAGCGAGGTGGACGTGGTGGTGACGGACATGAAAATGCCCAAGGTCACCGGTCGGGAGGTGCTGCAACGGGTCAAGAAGTCCTGGCCGTATATTCCGGTGCTGATCATGACGGCCTTCGGCTCCATTGAAAGCGCCGTGGAGGTGATGAAATACGGGGCCTTTGACTACATCACCAAGCCCTTTTCCAATGATGAACTGCTGCTCTCCATCCACAACGCCACGGAGCTCGCCCGTGCCCACCGCCAGTACCGTCTGTTGCAGGAGGTCATGGAAGAGCGCTACGGCGTGCACAAGATCGTGGGCCGCAGTCGGGCCATCCGCGACGTGCTGGTCATGGTGGACCGCGCCGCGCCCAGCCGCTCCACGGTGCTGATCACCGGCGAGTCGGGTACCGGCAAGGAGCTGGTGGCCCGCGCCATCCATTACACCAGTCCGCGCAAGGACAAGCCCTTTGTGTCCGTGAACTGCATGGCCCTGAATCCCGGCGTGCTGGAAAGCGAGTTGTTCGGCCATGAAAAAGGATCCTTCACCGGCGCGGTGGCCATGCGGCGCGGCCGCTTCGAGCAGGCCGACGGCGGCACGCTTTTTCTGGACGAAATCGCCGAACTGACGCCCGATCTCCAGGTCAAACTGCTGCGCGTGCTGCAGGAGCGCCGCTTCGAGCGCGTGGGCGGCGGCGAGGAAATTGAGGTGGACATCCGCGTGGTGGCGGCCACCAACAAGGATCTGGCGGCCATGGTGGAGAAGGGCGCCTTTCGCGACGACCTCTATTACCGCCTGAACGTGGTCCAGATTCCCCTGCCGCCCCTGCGCGAACGGCGGGAGGACATCCCCTTGCTGGTGGCCCATTTCGTGGAAAAGGTCATCGCGGACAACAACATGCCTTCCAAGACCTTCAGCACCGAGGCCCTCAATTATCTCACCGGCTACGAATGGCCGGGCAACATCCGCCAGCTGGAAAACGTGGTGGAAAGCTGTCTGGTGCTGGTGCCGGGTTCGGTCATTGAGGTGGACAACCTTCCGGCGGAAATCCGCGACGAGGAATCCCAGTTTAAAAGCGCCGTGGATCTGCTGCCCGTGCAGCTGGATCTGGCCGACACACTGGAAAAGATCGAGGCCGCCCTGATCCGCCGGGCGCTGGTGCGCGCCGATCTGGTGCAGGTCAAGGCGGCGGAGTACCTGGGCATTTCCAAGAGCCTGCTTCAGTACAAGCTGAAAAAGTATGGCATTACCGGGCATTAG
- a CDS encoding sensor histidine kinase produces the protein MSQSNPAAPENCDCRRQDAPVESALPLSYARTLSWLSLVVILLTSLGLSFFISNSARETLLTRQEDFARLLVENLNSQIFRRFALPTILANGRIALRQPAQYERLDQVVQSVIHGLPVERLRIYDFSRLVAYSTKKEDLGRAGLSPPNLDDVLHGAAPKSEIISSIPAWQAPFRVPLREGTFVLRVLYPLRGETLRPGEQAPVMGALELTQDITGDYEQVLAFQGIIVVMCLLSSVVMFGLLLMLIHRAERILAERMHKNRLLENELHSNEKLAGMGRVVASIAHEIRNPLGIIRSSAELLQRRTDKADAGTSRILGAIYDESVRLSQTVNDFLDYARPRQPRQSLVDVNLVLDQVMAFLEGELGRHGVAVEREVEPGLFVRGDKDLLYRAFYNILVNGQQAMDGPGIVRIRGGLEPDQGNGPGRVRLEFLDSGPGFDPATLPSLLDPFFTTKDGGTGLGLPIVQSIIASHGGQIELENGPEGGALVRVLLPAADLKAPEVQDE, from the coding sequence ATGAGCCAGTCAAACCCCGCGGCGCCGGAAAACTGCGACTGCCGTCGGCAGGACGCGCCCGTGGAAAGCGCCCTGCCCCTGAGCTATGCCCGCACGCTGTCCTGGCTGTCGCTGGTGGTCATTCTGCTGACCAGTCTCGGACTGTCGTTTTTTATTTCCAATTCGGCGCGCGAAACCCTGCTGACCCGTCAGGAGGATTTCGCGCGACTGCTGGTGGAAAACCTCAACAGCCAGATTTTCCGGCGTTTCGCCCTGCCCACCATTCTGGCCAACGGGCGCATCGCCCTGCGCCAGCCCGCCCAGTACGAACGGCTGGATCAGGTGGTGCAGTCCGTGATCCACGGGCTGCCCGTGGAGCGGCTGCGCATCTATGATTTTTCGCGTCTTGTGGCGTATTCCACCAAGAAGGAAGACCTGGGCCGGGCCGGTCTGTCGCCGCCCAATCTGGACGACGTGCTGCACGGCGCGGCCCCCAAGTCCGAGATCATTTCCAGCATACCGGCCTGGCAGGCTCCCTTCCGGGTGCCGCTGCGCGAGGGCACCTTTGTGCTGCGCGTGCTTTACCCCCTGCGCGGCGAAACCCTGCGGCCCGGCGAGCAGGCTCCGGTCATGGGCGCGCTGGAGCTGACCCAGGACATTACCGGCGACTATGAGCAGGTGCTGGCGTTTCAGGGCATCATTGTGGTCATGTGCCTGCTGTCCTCGGTAGTCATGTTCGGCCTGCTGCTGATGCTCATCCACCGCGCCGAGCGGATCCTGGCCGAGCGTATGCACAAAAACCGTCTGCTGGAAAACGAGCTGCACAGCAATGAAAAGCTCGCCGGCATGGGGCGGGTGGTGGCCAGCATCGCCCATGAGATCCGCAATCCTCTAGGCATCATCCGCTCCAGCGCCGAACTGCTCCAGCGCCGTACGGACAAGGCCGACGCGGGCACCTCGCGTATTCTGGGCGCCATTTACGACGAGTCCGTGCGTCTTTCCCAGACGGTCAACGATTTTCTGGACTACGCCCGGCCGCGCCAGCCCCGCCAGAGCCTGGTGGACGTGAACTTGGTGCTGGATCAGGTGATGGCTTTCCTGGAAGGGGAGCTGGGCCGCCACGGCGTGGCTGTGGAGCGTGAAGTCGAGCCCGGCCTGTTTGTGCGTGGGGACAAGGATTTGCTGTACCGGGCCTTTTACAATATTCTGGTCAACGGCCAGCAGGCCATGGACGGGCCGGGTATCGTGCGGATTCGCGGCGGTCTGGAGCCGGACCAGGGAAACGGGCCGGGCCGCGTACGCCTGGAATTTCTGGATTCCGGGCCGGGTTTCGATCCTGCCACCCTGCCCAGTCTGCTGGATCCCTTTTTTACCACCAAGGACGGCGGCACGGGCCTCGGCCTGCCCATCGTCCAGTCGATCATCGCCAGCCACGGCGGTCAGATCGAACTTGAAAACGGCCCCGAAGGCGGGGCGCTGGTGCGGGTACTTTTGCCCGCCGCCGACCTGAAAGCGCCCGAGGTTCAAGATGAGTGA
- a CDS encoding GNAT family N-acetyltransferase, with protein sequence MTREDGEAIAPDAFCIRPAEERDRAAIENIAQSAYAVYLERMDIKPFPMIDDYGVHIRNGNILVLEAAGRVEGYVVLLPRDKDTLLLDNIAVRPGSRGTGYGRALAGCAEEKARSLGCRRIQLYTNEVMTENLAWYPRLGYTESHGCVEKGYRRVYFVKTLL encoded by the coding sequence ATGACCAGAGAAGATGGTGAGGCGATTGCTCCAGACGCCTTTTGCATTCGTCCGGCCGAGGAGCGCGACCGCGCCGCCATTGAGAATATCGCCCAAAGCGCCTATGCCGTGTATCTGGAGCGGATGGACATCAAACCCTTTCCCATGATTGACGACTACGGCGTCCATATCCGCAACGGCAATATTCTGGTGCTGGAGGCTGCGGGCAGGGTCGAGGGCTATGTGGTCCTGCTCCCGCGGGACAAAGATACGCTCCTTCTGGACAATATCGCGGTTCGCCCCGGCTCTCGGGGCACAGGCTACGGCCGGGCGCTGGCCGGCTGCGCCGAAGAAAAGGCCCGCAGTCTCGGCTGCCGGCGTATTCAGCTCTACACCAACGAGGTCATGACGGAGAATTTGGCCTGGTATCCACGGTTGGGCTATACTGAAAGTCACGGATGCGTGGAGAAGGGCTACCGCCGCGTTTACTTCGTGAAGACGCTTTTATGA
- a CDS encoding glucose-6-phosphate isomerase — MSHNLEWSRAYTARLPETAAAACAARSEELVQRLAREAAAGELPFLTMPYRAKLEVELAPLVPRLKAYKHMLVLGIGGSALGARAMQRAFAPGQDGPGHKGPWLWIADNVCAEQFEALLGKLNPAETVVVCISKSGGTIETLAQYFLVRDWLKAALGECWQEQMIVVTDEHKGYLREEAARYGLTALEVPDYLGGRYSALSAVGLLPAAFLGIDWQALLDGAADVARPLVEHPDSLGQHPSFALACWAKALEDHGYSQLIFFCYIPQWATYGPWFGQLWAESLGKDGQGSMPVPATGVTDQHSINQMFLDGRRDKGCLFLTSRNQPQGRNFGMDVPEQWAWLRAKPFGSLLEAEALGTRMALCKSGVPLVHIEMSDTGPRAAGSLMMLLEAATLFTGWLMGINPLDQPAVELGKRLANARLGAGGYPQEEADLAAYLAVPQRTQGF, encoded by the coding sequence ATGTCCCATAATCTTGAATGGTCCAGAGCGTATACGGCCCGTCTGCCCGAGACGGCTGCCGCGGCCTGCGCGGCCCGGAGCGAGGAACTGGTGCAACGTCTGGCCCGCGAGGCGGCCGCCGGAGAACTGCCTTTCCTGACCATGCCCTATCGCGCCAAGCTGGAAGTGGAGCTGGCTCCGCTGGTTCCGCGTCTCAAGGCCTACAAGCATATGTTGGTGCTGGGCATCGGCGGCTCGGCCCTGGGCGCGCGCGCCATGCAGCGGGCCTTTGCGCCGGGCCAGGACGGTCCCGGCCACAAGGGCCCCTGGCTCTGGATTGCAGACAATGTCTGCGCCGAACAGTTTGAAGCCCTGCTCGGCAAGCTCAATCCCGCCGAAACCGTGGTGGTCTGCATCAGCAAATCCGGCGGCACCATTGAAACCCTGGCCCAGTATTTTCTGGTGCGTGACTGGCTCAAGGCCGCGCTGGGAGAATGCTGGCAGGAACAGATGATTGTGGTCACCGACGAGCACAAGGGCTATCTGCGCGAGGAAGCCGCGCGTTACGGCCTCACGGCCCTGGAAGTGCCGGATTATCTGGGCGGGCGCTATTCCGCCCTGTCCGCCGTGGGCCTGCTGCCCGCCGCTTTTCTGGGCATCGACTGGCAGGCTCTGCTGGACGGCGCGGCCGACGTGGCCCGTCCCCTGGTGGAACATCCCGACAGTCTCGGGCAGCATCCGTCCTTCGCACTGGCCTGCTGGGCCAAAGCCCTGGAGGATCATGGCTACAGCCAGTTGATTTTTTTCTGTTACATTCCGCAGTGGGCCACCTACGGTCCCTGGTTCGGCCAGCTCTGGGCCGAAAGTCTGGGCAAGGACGGCCAGGGCAGCATGCCCGTGCCGGCCACCGGAGTGACGGACCAGCATTCCATCAACCAGATGTTTCTGGACGGTCGGCGGGACAAGGGCTGCCTCTTCCTGACCAGTCGGAACCAGCCTCAGGGCCGCAATTTCGGCATGGACGTGCCTGAACAATGGGCCTGGCTGCGCGCCAAGCCTTTCGGCAGCCTGCTGGAGGCCGAGGCGCTGGGCACGCGCATGGCCCTGTGCAAGAGCGGCGTGCCGCTGGTGCATATCGAGATGAGCGACACCGGGCCCCGCGCCGCCGGTTCGCTGATGATGCTGCTGGAAGCCGCCACATTGTTCACCGGCTGGCTCATGGGCATCAATCCTCTGGATCAACCGGCCGTGGAGTTGGGCAAGCGTCTGGCCAACGCCCGCCTGGGCGCGGGCGGCTACCCGCAGGAAGAAGCGGATCTGGCCGCCTATCTGGCTGTGCCGCAACGGACACAGGGCTTTTAG
- a CDS encoding YchJ family protein, whose translation MSKLCPCGSGLSFADCCGPYIDGAAWPADAETLMRSRYAAYALGRYAWLVESTHPDFREGLSAEKLAEQGKDVHWLRLEMGRCENDAPVGENGELYDTVEFRAFYELDGIPRQLGEKSFFRRKDDKMYYVDGVALRPAAYRRPEPKVGRNDPCPCGSGKKYKKCCGAAAE comes from the coding sequence ATGTCCAAACTCTGTCCCTGCGGCAGCGGCCTGTCCTTTGCCGACTGCTGTGGCCCCTATATTGACGGCGCGGCTTGGCCGGCCGATGCCGAAACCTTGATGCGTTCGCGTTACGCGGCCTATGCGCTGGGGCGCTACGCCTGGTTGGTGGAGAGCACGCATCCTGATTTCCGGGAAGGGCTTTCCGCGGAAAAACTGGCGGAACAGGGTAAGGATGTGCACTGGCTTCGTCTGGAAATGGGCCGGTGCGAGAACGACGCGCCGGTGGGTGAAAACGGCGAGCTATACGATACCGTGGAGTTCCGCGCGTTTTACGAGCTGGACGGCATTCCCCGGCAACTGGGTGAGAAAAGTTTTTTCCGGCGCAAAGACGACAAAATGTATTATGTGGACGGCGTGGCCCTGCGTCCCGCGGCTTACCGGCGGCCCGAACCCAAGGTGGGCCGCAATGATCCCTGTCCCTGCGGCAGCGGCAAAAAGTACAAGAAGTGCTGCGGGGCGGCGGCTGAATAA